The Antennarius striatus isolate MH-2024 chromosome 23, ASM4005453v1, whole genome shotgun sequence genome has a segment encoding these proteins:
- the LOC137590301 gene encoding uncharacterized protein isoform X5: protein MSHSLDSSYDSEKQSSTSSTGQYGLSSRQAENNLHIIYSHLGLMPSLGSSVNSSVSLDSSGAASPLVIPWLMEKRAEYNGFVKDSDIERSTDIHIDRAREEGVAHENSLQFSNVAIPQRDVLCSSHTRMASYPMSSTTTSQGQRHSNFKCSSSLDWLLNCNTPSADDSKSPAPSKYVSASENKFNASRDGEYDKQSILGCNDGDYRFPNNLEPLVTSSQPKYTAESANELLSSLGLEKDDLEYLISYPEDQITPANLPFILRQIRIQKTKRTTAAVLPNCYPEPQFPGTMSGTDSQSLSSLNFAEKPQEELTLAAQPSDMFDYGHTGNYTGVVGNGSRKTSDSRTTESGSMMLYTCENSKHNQEPSQKSQSELENSVLGSSTDQGSPVSCLSSKHIPVRISATPPSYQQTKRLQTQLNLTSLTAYKSGASELAPLKEPETNRQSTLETQTQSTLASHIQSNKPDLIVNDAECNSKKLTKVPAQEMKAAEQLKKQQIKEQTEKQPVVKRSKQKKQQTQKRPVSQTLKAVLISHQKSSLHLTNRKCLQKERSCHRLSSPRRSLDRVSSPRRSLDRLSSPRRSLDRLSSPRWSLDRLSSPRRSLDRLSSPRRSLDRLSSPRRSLDRLSSPSRRRDRLSSPRRSLDRLSSSRRSLDRLSAPRERRDQLSSPRRSLDRLSSPRRSLDRLSSPRRSLDRLSSSRRSLDRLSAPRRTRDRQTSPRWSHVRVSSPRRSFDRLSSPRRSLDRLSSPRRSLDRLSSPRRSLDRLSSPRRSLDRLSSPRRSLDRVSSPRRSLDRLSSPRRSLDRLSSPRRSLDRLSSPRRSLDRLSSPRKSLDRLSSPRRSLDRLSSPRRSRDRLSSPRRRRDRLSSPRRSRDRLSSPRRRRDQLSSPRRSRDRLSSPRRSLDWLSSPRRSLDRLSSPRRSLDRLPSPRRGNDRPSSQRMGYDRPSSPRRGYDRPSSPRRGYNRPSSPRRGYNRPSLPRMGYDQASRASKDSAFKQKKPISAKSLAKKLLKASAVQSLSEQCDIEAMAKTLGSVILAELTKVKSASASLSSASSSPKAEEELLSTPSKSSSDLRKRQSGKSSPPTVVRLQGVDKSLSRNDVVTALEHYGRTKSVLLFRSKLQAVACYENEEDAKKLMTVESLNVKGLPVTVVRHKDEEKMPHQDKPSTSSVSNPQTNESITAARPRKVLLPTPKRPLFSGKRESFANILITRMFDCPGTATKPKVLMSKSKKISTRQLAKTIKAGKLPVKKAKKRQSTSSGSMLGTGQSKQKPTAETSVTSVTQSVVEKKETDATSTTEEAVGPQEDKAEIETSNVTSFKPQHQSELDQDAEELQSMQLEETGLGATEPMEVDIRESQTPSSPFETHPEDTKTIKQDVVTSVTTQADPSVRNPSVTVVSRHQAAASTSSEPGPESSHLTIGEMVEEHMNIERLVCINLKTCFTPKFLSHGPRVCKVLVTGLPPYYDGCYTEKDIVKMLIPLGFESHTRAIYVVPQMCMALVQISKANFVQYLKQEARRKNILKFKGHKIKLRVLKNDIDMTQRGMYIFLMKLMNSPVTCLGFKVVFIKNISPSEIETLREMVKKQCCIKNFLPLLNKVYIEFKTAWDADQFGICCNLLPKNPHRGVYRLRSEKISESIELPACGNTSDCQDVATERYPSAEAIPPKSTTPFWMTITTCPYLYPTSFPYFINPNNLTVNGEKDMEEANRIGSKIPTIMLTGFTNGLHKHEDVVKLLRPYFPKHNLDFLYYNVLVLPLQRRAFVFFTDWTSCCDFVRDHISKPVSVRNCTLTVHFVLEDMGPVSSEEMVYRTAMKWTSPEFPVSPPETLEDRLLCVEVSVTFVALIKMVINMIGSLATLVNFLPLSNKIYVEIADSRGITQVMKKIQGRSKKQRLCRSCVLHIETLKSLKERLQHKREWETQPSVTSEQRAAASSNVAGEEDAEKPGPEISNVPTADPKENPSGVPQIDNHIFKVIKEAVRQHRLTQRTTPLFAGIAMEEDSSADVQQTGPKEDQTLQVLDSVNNEDKVGPEEFSEMEIDGTFQVLDCLTEDQATTDEVSALVQDDCSSTIKSLTGDAAVPVGDASEERSAGPPDQEMHKNDSQVLGSSCKQGSNGKRGKGLSTQSYKDLKYPDGQISNEDQPLEDHDEKLKDLNSLFTEQGTFEILDSVEEIVTKHENQKPGTPSCQISDENVTSIANDSLKVVDSLKGLTPATETESQSDGKGEKAKKRETTIRNDRPSRRITSSKNEENNSGKKQDKAAIKMDPTTDGGKKGTGTMDKMDFQIVYSVEDESVVDTSTNIERSGRRRSARGKKDEKITSTLTNIPDKPVEDEEATADEPTITTRSARGKMKKTVAPKKAIPTRRAKSARIQEQNKEQTKNKEADVTNESPNRSGISETEACEEDSTYKIFDSVEEVGKNNRPATGQKRKRGRPKKLTKKAKQDNAASKQVENDASKTVTDEEATSVLISLNETLVTLDEAGSDEKKMQEEAKQEDEPVKKSTSSKVSIKHEREEEKEPTDIPSPTSLGASMSLDKNLRSSDDQPEVLKTEVEVEAAAKADIDSTSSGADRPPELETLDGYVSKQRGDLTEPEAKRCRFHSPCDPADFKLPSLKPPVSDEGEKETELPCVDPFGQPGVKDDSVGVASAQRPDVKPAFEARTENRESHNSYCPPLGEKRIQFFDKFGTRFNDKDLINPNNWGKIASARQGRVPRHNPFSHMDVWKSTQIKSESTMLSCFAVETPNKPANQCDVRMTIYHHNHGPWAEVEMMEKERTQLLTFLVAPPGPVFPTLPQGCFYNGPTGIMKTHKRKKYM from the exons ATGTCTCATTCCCTTGATAGCTCTTATGACTCTGAGAAACAAAGTTCAACCAGCTCTACTGGGCAGTATGGACTCTCCAGTAGGCAGGCCGAGAATAATCTTCACATAATATACTCTCATCTCGGACTTATGCCCAGCCTTGGTTCTTCTGTAAATTCTTCTGTGAGTCTAGATAGCTCTGGTGCAGCATCTCCATTGGTTATTCCTTGGTTGATGGAGAAAAGAGCGGAATACAATGGGTTCGTGAAAGATAGTGACATAGAAAGATCAACAGACATACATATTGACAGAGCCAGAGAGGAAGGGGTGGCTCATGAAAACAGTTTACAGTTTAGTAATGTGGCGATCCCACAAAGAGATGTGTTGTGCTCCTCGCACACTAGAATGGCCTCATACCCAATGTCCTCAACCACTACTTCTCAAGGGCAAAGACACTCAAACTTTAAATGCAGTAGCTCCTTGGACTGGTTATTGAACTGCAATACACCCAGTGCCGATGACAGCAAATCACCCGCTCCATCTAAATATGTAAGTGccagtgaaaataaattcaatgcCTCCAGGGATGGAGAATATGACAAGCAGTCCATTCTTGGGTGTAATGATGGGGATTATCGATTTCCAAATAACCTTGAGCCCCTTGTGACGTCCAGTCAACCCAAGTACACTGCTGAATCAGCTAATGAACTTCTTTCATCCCTCGGACTTGAAAAAGATGACTTGGAGTATCTCATCTCCTACCCTGAAGACCAGATTACCCCTGCTAACCTCCCGTTCATCTTACGCCAAATTCGCATTCAGAAGACCAAGAGAACTACAGCAGCAGTTCTGCCAAATTGCTACCCTGAGCCCCAATTCCCTGGAACCATGAGTGGAACGGACAGTCAGAGCTTGAGTTCTTTGAACTTTGCAGAGAAGCCCCAGGAGGAATTGACATTGGCTGCTCAACCAAGCGACATGTTTGATTATGGACATACAGGCAATTATACCGGAGTAGTTGGGAATGGAAGTAGAAAGACCAGTGACAGTAGAACCACTGAGAGTGGAAGTATGATGTTGTACACTTGTGAGAATAGCAAACACAATCAAGAACCTTCACAAAAAAGCCAAAGTGAACTTGAAAACAGTGTTTTAGGTTCTTCTACTGACCAGGGGAgtcctgtttcctgtctcagCTCTAAACACATACCAGTACGGATATCTGCGACACCCCCAAGCTATCAACAGACCAAACGATTGCAGACACAGTTAAATCTGACCTCCCTAACAGCTTACAAATCTGGGGCCTCCGAACTTGCTCCTCTAAAAGAACCAGAAACGAATCGCCAATCAACATTGGAGACCCAAACACAAAGCACACTTGCCAGTCATATTCAGTCCAACAAACCTGACCTCATTGTGAATGATGCTGAATGCAACAGCAAGAAACTGACAAAAGTTCCAGCTCAAGAGATGAAAGCTGCTGAGCAGTTAAAAAAACAGCAGATCAAGGAACAAACAGAGAAGCAGCCAGTTGTGAAAcgatcaaaacaaaaaaagcagcagaCACAAAAACGGCCTGTATCACAGACGTTGAAAGCG GTGTTGATCTCCCACCAGAAGAGCAGCCTTCATCTTACCAACCGCAAATGCCTGCAGAAAGA aaggagctgccATCGACTGTCATCACCAAGAAGGAGCCTCGATCGAGTGTCATCACCAAGAAGGAGCCTCGATCGACTGTCATCACCGAGAAGGAGCCTCGATCGACTGTCATCACCGAGATGGAGCCTCGATCGACTGTCATCACCGAGAAGGAGCCTCGATCGACTGTCATCACCGAGAAGGAGCCTCGATCGACTGTCATCACCGAGAAGGAGCCTCGATCGACTGTCATCACCAAGCAGGAGGCGAGATCGACTGTCATCACCGAGAAGGAGCCTCGATCGACTGTCATCATCAAGAAGGAGCCTCGATCGACTGTCAGCACCAAGGGAGAGGCGAGATCAACTGTCATCACCAAGAAGGAGCCTCGATCGACTGTCATCACCGAGAAGGAGCCTCGATCGACTGTCATCACCGAGAAGGAGCCTCGATCGACTGTCATCATCAAGAAGGAGCCTCGATCGACTGTCAGCACCACGAAGGACCCGAGATCGACAGACATCACCACGATGGAGCCACGTTCGAGTGTCATCACCACGAAGGAGCTTTGATCGACTGTCATCACCGAGAAGGAGCCTCGATCGACTGTCATCACCGAGAAGGAGCCTCGATCGACTGTCATCACCGAGAAGGAGCCTCGATCGACTGTCATCACCGAGAAGGAGCCTCGATCGACTGTCATCACCAAGAAGGAGCCTCGATCGAGTGTCATCACCAAGAAGGAGCCTCGATCGACTGTCATCACCGAGAAGGAGCCTCGATCGACTGTCATCACCGAGAAGGAGCCTCGATCGACTGTCATCACCGAGAAGGAGCCTCGATCGACTGTCATCACCAAGAAAGAGCCTCGACCGACTGTCATCACCAAGAAGGAGCCTCGATCGACTGTCATCACCAAGAAGGAGCCGAGATCGACTGTCATCACCGAGAAGGAGGCGAGATCGACTGTCATCACCAAGAAGGAGCCGAGATCGACTGTCATCACCGAGAAGGAGACGAGATCAACTGTCATCACCGAGAAGGAGTCGAGATCGACTGTCATCACCAAGAAGGAGCCTTGATTGGCTGTCATCACCACGAAGGAGCCTCGATCGACTGTCATCACCACGAAGGAGCCTCGATCGACTGCCATCACCAAGAAGGGGCAACGATCGACCGTCATCACAAAGAATGGGCTACGATCGACCATCATCACCAAGAAGAGGCTACGATCGACCATCATCACCAAGAAGGGGCTACAATCGACCATCATCACCAAGAAGGGGCTACAATCGACCATCGTTACCAAGAATGGGCTACGATCAAGCATCAAGGGCATCAAAAGACTCAGCCTTTAAACAAAAGAAGCCCATCAGTGCAAAGAGCCTGGCGAAGAAATTACTGAAAGCATCAG CTGTTCAATCTCTTTCAGAACAGTGTGACATTGAGGCTATGGCTAAGACTCTGGGTTCTGTCATACTAGCTGAACTAACCAAGGTGAAGTCAGCTTCTGCCTCAttgtcatcagcatcatcatccccTAAAGCAGAGGAAGAGTTACTGTCAACGCCCTCAAAATCAAGCTCTGACCTGCGGAAAAGACAG TCCGGCAAATCTTCACCTCCAACAGTGGTGAGACTACAAGGGGTTGATAAATCTCTGTCGCGCAATGACGTCGTCACAGCTTTGGAGCACTATGGGAGAACCAAATCGGTTTTACTATTTCGGTCTAAACTGCAG GCAGTGGCCTGTTACGAGAACGAGGAAGATGCAAAGAAGCTGATGACTGTAGAGAGCCTTAATGTCAAAGGATTACCAGTCACTGTCGTCAGACATAAG GATGAGGAAAAGATGCCTCATCAGGA taaacCTTCCACATCCAGTGTATCCAATCCTCAAACCAATGAATCTATAACCGCTGCCAGGCCTAGAAAGGTTCTTCTCCCTACACCTAAAAGGCCTTTATTCTCTGGCAAAAGAGAGTCTTTTGCAAACATTCTTATCACTCGGATGTTTGACTGTCCAGGGACTGCCACTAAGCCCAAAGTCCTAATGTCCAAATCAAAAAAGATCTCAACCAGGCAGTTGGCTAAAACTATAAAAGCAGGGAAGTTGCCTGTCAAAAAGGCCAAAAAGAGGCAAAGTACATCATCTGGATCCATGTTAGGAACCGGTCAGTCCAAGCAGAAACCTACAGCTGAGACTTCAGTTACCAGTGTTACACAATCTGtggtggagaaaaaagaaacagacgcCACCTCAACAACTGAAGAGGCAGTTGGGCCGCAGGAAGACAAAGCAGAGATTGAAACCTCAAATGTGACCAGTTTTAAACCTCAGCATCAATCAGAACTGGACCAAGATGCTGAAGAGCTTCAATCAATGCAGCTTGAGGAAACAGGACTTGGTGCCACAGAGCCCATGGAGGTTGACATTCGTGAGAGTCAGACACCAAGTAGTCCGTTTGAAACCCACCcagaagacacaaaaacaataaaacaag ATGTGGTGACATCAGTGACGACACAAGCTGATCCGTCAGTCAGGAATCCATCCGTCACCGTTGTGAGCCGACATCAAGCAGCTGCATCCACGTCGTCTGAACCCGGGCCTGAAAGCAGTCATCTGACAATTGGAGAGATGGTGGAGGAACACATGAATATTGAAAGACTAG TGTGCATCAACTTGAAAACCTGCTTTACACCAAAG TTTCTAAGTCATGGTCCCCGAGTTTGTAAGGTGCTGGTGACTGGTTTACCTCCATATTACGATGGCTGCTACACAGAGAAGGACATAGTCAAAATGCTCATCCCGTTGGGGTTTGAAAGTCACACTCGAGCTATTTATGTTGTTCCTCAAATGTGTATG GCTTTGGTCCAGATTTCAAAAGCAAACTTTGTCCAGTACCTAAAGCAAGAAGCCAGGAGAAAGAACATCTTGAAATTCAAAGGACATAAAATCAAGTTACGTGTACTCAAGAATGACATAGACATGACCCAG AGAGGGATGTACATCTTTCTCATGAAGCTAATGAATTCT CCTGTGACTTGTCTAGGATTCAAAGTAGTCTTCATCAAGAACATTTCACCAAGTGAGATTGAGACCCTCAGGGAAATGGTGAAGAAACAATGTTGCATCAAGAACTTCCTACCACTCCTGAACAAG GTATATATAGAATTCAAGACCGCTTGGGATGCTGATCAGTTCGGAATTTGTTGCAATCTCCTTCCCAAAAACCCCCATCGTGGAGTCTACAGGCTGAGATcagaaaaaatatctgaatcCATCG AATTGCCAGCTTGTGGAAACACTTCAGACTGTCAAGATGTTGCAACAGAACGTTACCCTTCAGCAGAAGCCATTCCACCAAAAAGCACCACACCATTTTGGATGACGATAACAACTTGTCCTTATTTATACCCTACTTCATTTCCTTATTTCATCAACCCCA ATAACCTGACGGTCAACGGAGAGAAGGACATGGAG GAGGCCAACCGTATTGGCTCCAAGATCCCCACAATCATGTTGACTGGTTTTACCAATGGATTGCACAAGCATGAGGATGTGGTCAAGCTACTGAGGCCATATTTTCCCAAACACAACCTTGACTTCCTGTACTACAACGTGTTGGTCCTTCCACTGCAGAGGAGG GCCTTTGTGTTTTTCACCGACTGGACTTCATGCTGCGATTTTGTTAGAGATCACATCTCAAAACCGGTTTCTGTCAGAAACTGCACTCTCACAGTCCACTTTGTGTTGGAAGACATGGGTCCTGTGTCCAGTGAG GAAATGGTGTATAGAACTGCCATGAAGTGGACCTCTCCT GAGTTTCCAGTGTCTCCCCCAGAGACCCTGGAGGATCGGttgctgtgtgtggaggtttcTGTGACATTTGTAGCCCTCATCAAGATGGTCATAAACATGATCGGCTCCTTGGCAACACTTGTCAACTTCCTGCCGTTGTCTAATAAG ATATATGTGGAGATAGCGGACTCACGTGGCATCACTCAggtgatgaaaaaaatacaaggaagATCTAAAAAGCAACGTCTTTG taGGAGTTGTGTTCTACACATTGAGAC tTTGAAGAGTCTAAAAGAGAGACTACAGCATAAAAGGGAGTGGGAAACCCAGCCTTCTGTCACCTCTGAACAGAGAGCTGCTGCCTCAAGCAATGtagctggagaggaggatgctgAGAAACCAGGTCCAGAGATCTCCAATGTACCCACTGCTGATCCTAAAGAGAACCCTTCAGGTGTTCCTCAGATTGATAACCATATTTTTAAGGTGATCAAAGAAGCTGTTCGCCAGCACAGACTCACCCAACGGACCACACCCCTGTTTGCAGGGATAGCG ATGGAGGAGGATAGCAGCGCTGATGTCCAGCAAACTGGACCAAAAGAAGACCAGACTTTGCAAGTCTTGGACAGTGTTAACAATGAAGACAAAGTTGGTCCAGAGGAATTCAGTGAAATGGAAATTGACGGCACATTCCAAGTGTTGGACTGTCTCACTGAAGATCAAGCTACTACAGATGAAGTCAGTGCCCTGGTCCAGGATGATTGTTCCTCCACAATAAAGTCATTGACTGGAGATGCTGCAGTTCCTGTCGGTGATGCATCTGAAGAAAGATCAGCAGGTCCACCAGATCAAGAGATGCATAAAAATGATTCACAAGTTTTAGGTTCAAGTTGCAAACAAGGTTCAAATGGTAAGAGAGGGAAAGGGCTTTCAACACAATCCTACAAAGATCTGAAGTATCCTGATGGACAAATCTCAAATGAAGACCAGCCCCTTGAAGACCATGACGAAAAATTAAAAGATCTCAACAGTCTTTTCACTGAACAAGGAACCTTTGAGATTTTGGACTCGGTTGAAGAAATTGTAACAAAACATGAGAACCAAAAACCTGGAACTCCTAGTTGCCAGATATCTGACGAAAATGTTACGTCCATCGCCAATGACTCCTTGAAGGTAGTGGATTCTTTGAAAGGTCTTACACCTGCTACAGAAACTGAGTCACAGTCTGATGGCAAGGGGGAAAAGGCCAAGAAAAGGGAGACAACCATTAGAAATGATAGACCATCAAGGAGGATCACATCCTCCAAAAATGAAGAGAATAATTCAGGTAAAAAACAGGACAAGGCAGCAATAAAAATGGACCCCACAACAGACGGTGGTAAAAAAGGCACAGGGACTATGGACAAGATGGATTTTCAAATAGTATACTCAGTTGAAGATGAATCAGTTGTAGATACCTCCACCAACATAGAAAGGTCTGGTAGGAGAAGGAGTGCAAGGGGCAAGAAGGATGAAAAAATTACATCAACTCTCACAAACATTCCTGACAAACCTGTCGAGGACGAGGAAGCTACAGCAGATGAACCAACCATCACAACAAGATCTGCCAGAGGAAAAATGAAGAAGACAGTCGCTCCAAAAAAAGCCATTCCAACAAGGAGGGCCAAGTCTGCTCGGATACAGGAGCAAAACAAGGAACAAACTAAGAATAAAGAGGCTGACGTAACAAATGAAAGCCCAAACAGGAGTGGAATCAGTGAAACAGAAGCTTGTGAGGAGGATTCTACTTACAAAATATTTGACTCCGTAGAAGAAGTCGGTAAGAATAACCGACCAGCAACgggccaaaaaagaaaaaggggaagaccaaagaaatTGACTAAAAAAGCCAAACAAGATAATGCAGCATCAAAACAAGTGGAGAATGATGCATCCAAAACTGTGACTGATGAAGAGGCAACCAGCGTACTCATCAGCTTGAATGAA aCCTTGGTGACTTTAGATGAAGCAGGCAGTGATGAGAAAAAGATGCAGGAAGAAGCCAAACAGGAAGATGAACCAG TGAAGAAATCTACCAGCAGCAAAGTTTCCATTAAACACGAgcgagaagaagaaaaggaaccAACTGATATACCGTCTCCAACTTCACTCGGTGCTTCGATGTCACTGGACAAAAATCTGCGTTCATCTGACGACCAGCCtgaggtcttgaagacagaggtggaggtggaagcaGCGGCTAAAGCCGACATCGATTCCACCTCTTCAGGAGCGGATCGGCCTCCAGAGCTGGAGACGCTGGACGGAT aTGTGAGTAAACAGAGGGGGGATCTTACCGAACCTGAAGCAAAGCGATGTCGTTTTCATTCTCCTTGCGACCCTGCCGACTTCAAACTGCCATCGCTGAAG CCCCCTGTCTCAGACGAAGGTGAGAAGGAAACAGAGCTACCATGTGTAGACCCTTTTGGCCAGCCGGGAGTGAAGGACGACAGTGTCGGAGTCGCTTCTGCACAAAGACCAGATGTGAAACCAGCCTTTGAAGCTCGCACTGAAAACAGGGAGTCTCACAATTCATACTGTCCTCCACTTGGGGAGAAAAGGATTCAGTTCTTCGATAAATTTGGGACACGATTCAATGATAAAGATTTGATTAATCCCAACAACTGGGGTAAAATCGCTTCTGCAAGACAAGGAAGGGTTCCACGGCACAATCCTTTCAGTCATATGGACGTTTGGAAGTCCACACAAATTAAGTCTGAGTCAACAATGTTGAGTTGCTTCGCTGTTGAGACCCCCAACAAACCGGCCAATCAGTGCGATGTGCGGATGACCATCTACCATCACAACCACGGTCCTTGGGCTGAGGTAGAGATGATGGAAAAAGAAAGGACTCAACTTCTGACTTTCCTAGTTGCACCACCAGGACCCGTGTTCCCCACACTCCCCCAAGGATGCTTTTATAACGGTCCCACTGGGATCATGAAAACACATAAGAGGAAAAAATACATGTGA